A region from the Mycolicibacterium litorale genome encodes:
- a CDS encoding Rieske 2Fe-2S domain-containing protein, translated as MAKPPLSMKPTGWFCVAWSDEVGVGEVRPMHYFGEEMVAWRSRSGRVTVMQAYCEHLGAHLGHGGHVVDEVIQCPFHGWQWNAEGRNVCIPYQERPNRGRRMTTYPVVERNDAIWIWHDIEGRAPFFDAPDVFDSFADGSSAADYYPQQRLFRGSLEMHPQYVLENGVDFAHFKFVHQTPIVPVFTRHDFAAPVSYVDFTITFEGDEGQSIDDVRSGVEAINGGLGIAVTKSWGMVDNRTISAVTPVDEFTSDVRFMVYIGRTPGRDDQRTADKARGFGEEVIRQFAQDIHIWSHQRYSDPPALASAEYEGFTAIRTWAMQFYPDGRGGSAAELASTTEKG; from the coding sequence ATGGCCAAGCCGCCGTTGTCGATGAAGCCGACCGGCTGGTTCTGCGTGGCGTGGTCCGACGAGGTCGGCGTCGGCGAGGTGCGCCCGATGCACTACTTCGGCGAGGAGATGGTGGCCTGGCGGTCACGATCCGGCCGGGTGACCGTCATGCAGGCGTACTGCGAACACCTCGGCGCCCATCTCGGCCACGGCGGCCACGTCGTCGACGAGGTCATCCAGTGCCCCTTCCACGGTTGGCAGTGGAACGCCGAAGGCCGCAACGTGTGCATCCCGTACCAGGAGCGGCCCAACCGCGGCAGGCGGATGACGACCTATCCGGTGGTGGAACGCAACGACGCGATCTGGATCTGGCACGACATCGAGGGCCGAGCGCCGTTCTTCGACGCACCCGACGTCTTCGACTCCTTCGCCGACGGCAGCAGCGCCGCCGACTACTACCCGCAGCAGCGGCTCTTCCGCGGATCGCTGGAGATGCACCCGCAGTACGTGCTCGAAAACGGCGTGGACTTCGCCCATTTCAAGTTCGTGCACCAGACGCCCATCGTCCCGGTGTTCACCCGGCACGACTTCGCCGCGCCGGTCTCCTACGTCGACTTCACGATCACCTTCGAGGGCGACGAGGGGCAGTCGATCGACGATGTGCGCAGCGGCGTCGAGGCGATCAACGGTGGCCTCGGCATCGCGGTGACCAAGAGTTGGGGGATGGTCGACAACCGCACCATCTCCGCGGTCACCCCCGTCGACGAATTCACCTCCGATGTCCGGTTCATGGTCTACATCGGTCGGACGCCCGGCAGGGACGACCAGCGGACCGCCGACAAGGCGCGCGGCTTCGGCGAGGAAGTCATCCGCCAGTTCGCCCAGGACATCCACATCTGGTCGCATCAGCGCTACTCGGACCCACCGGCACTGGCCAGCGCCGAATACGAGGGCTTCACCGCGATCCGCACCTGGGCCATGCAGTTCTATCCCGACGGCCGCGGCGGCAGCGCGGCCGAGCTCGCATCCACCACCGAGAAGGGCTGA
- a CDS encoding transglycosylase family protein, producing MTYIRKALLRGILLSAFGAVFALVPTFLSSATASADTVNWDAIAQCESGGNWATNTGNGHYGGLQFKPATWASHGGRGNPAAATRGEQIQVAERVLANQGLKAWPKCGARGVAASAAVWNSPQAPRAAVPAAAPRPATGCGAVRSGSVLGIVDLKHVCSTVLSPLGVLAQQR from the coding sequence ATGACGTACATCCGTAAAGCTCTCCTCCGAGGAATCCTGCTCAGCGCGTTCGGCGCGGTGTTCGCCCTGGTGCCGACGTTCCTGTCGTCGGCCACCGCGAGTGCCGACACCGTCAACTGGGACGCCATCGCCCAGTGCGAGTCGGGCGGCAACTGGGCGACGAACACCGGGAACGGTCATTACGGCGGGCTGCAGTTCAAGCCGGCCACCTGGGCTTCCCACGGCGGGCGCGGCAATCCGGCAGCGGCCACGCGCGGCGAGCAGATCCAGGTCGCCGAGCGGGTGCTGGCCAATCAGGGGCTCAAGGCATGGCCGAAGTGCGGTGCGCGCGGGGTTGCCGCCAGCGCCGCCGTCTGGAACAGCCCGCAGGCGCCCCGCGCCGCCGTTCCGGCTGCCGCGCCGCGTCCGGCCACCGGCTGCGGCGCCGTGCGTTCGGGCAGCGTTCTCGGGATCGTCGACCTCAAGCACGTGTGCTCGACGGTGCTCAGCCCGCTGGGTGTGTTGGCTCAGCAGCGCTGA
- a CDS encoding 2-oxoacid:ferredoxin oxidoreductase subunit beta, protein MTELIGTDLSLTPLSKTAGVPTTDQPQKGKDFTSDQEVRWCPGCGDYVILNTIRNFLPELGLRRENIAFISGIGCSSRFPYYLETYGFHSIHGRAPTIATGLALARPDLSVWVVTGDGDSLSIGGNHLIHALRRNINITILLFNNRIYGLTKGQYSPTSEVGKITKSTPMGSLDYPFNPVSLALGSEATFVGRALDSDRKGLSEVLRAAAQHRGAALVEILQDCPIFNDGSFDALRKEGAEERLINVRHGEPITFGADGEYCVVKSGYGLEIAKTADVSADEIVVHNAQIDDPAYAFALSRLSEQNLDHMVMGVFRQVNRPTYDDAAREQVRSAREARPHDTAALQSLLRGKDTWTVD, encoded by the coding sequence ATGACTGAGCTGATCGGTACGGATCTGAGCCTGACGCCCTTGTCGAAGACGGCGGGGGTGCCCACCACGGACCAGCCGCAGAAGGGTAAGGACTTCACCAGCGACCAGGAGGTCCGCTGGTGCCCCGGATGCGGTGACTACGTCATCCTCAACACCATCCGCAACTTCCTGCCCGAGTTGGGGCTGCGCCGCGAGAACATCGCCTTCATCAGCGGCATCGGCTGCTCGAGCCGGTTCCCGTACTACCTCGAGACCTACGGGTTCCACTCGATCCACGGCCGCGCACCGACCATCGCGACCGGTTTGGCCCTGGCGCGCCCCGACCTGTCGGTGTGGGTGGTGACCGGTGACGGCGACTCGCTGTCGATCGGTGGCAACCATCTGATCCATGCGCTGCGCCGCAACATCAACATCACGATCCTGCTGTTCAACAACCGGATCTACGGGTTGACCAAGGGGCAGTACTCGCCGACCTCCGAGGTCGGCAAGATCACCAAGTCGACGCCGATGGGCTCGCTGGACTATCCGTTCAACCCGGTCTCGCTGGCGCTCGGCTCGGAGGCCACGTTCGTCGGTCGCGCGCTCGACTCCGACCGCAAGGGTCTGTCGGAGGTGCTGCGGGCCGCGGCCCAGCACCGCGGCGCCGCCCTGGTGGAGATCCTGCAGGACTGCCCGATCTTCAACGACGGCTCGTTCGACGCGCTCCGTAAAGAGGGCGCTGAAGAGCGACTGATCAACGTCCGGCACGGCGAGCCGATCACGTTCGGCGCCGACGGCGAGTACTGCGTCGTGAAGTCCGGGTACGGCCTGGAGATCGCCAAGACCGCGGACGTCTCGGCCGACGAGATCGTGGTGCACAACGCCCAGATCGACGACCCGGCGTATGCATTCGCGTTGTCGCGGTTGAGCGAGCAGAACCTCGACCACATGGTGATGGGCGTCTTCCGGCAGGTGAACCGGCCCACCTACGACGACGCGGCCCGTGAACAGGTCCGCTCGGCCCGCGAGGCCAGGCCGCACGACACGGCGGCGCTGCAATCGCTGCTTCGCGGCAAGGACACCTGGACCGTCGACTAA
- a CDS encoding FAD-dependent oxidoreductase codes for MAQRILIVGAGIAGLATAVALQRHGLTVVVVEEKSDTSAGAGISIWPNALAALDAIGLGDEVRDSGGRVTAGALRWRDGTWLRRPSADRMVRALGEPLVVTRRADLTRILADALTPGTVHVGVEAQEIARTAGGVRVRLSDGSAHEAAAVIGADGVGSMVARHLNGPLRHRYAGYTAWRGIATYALDPRLAGQTLGAGTEVGHVPLGPDHTYWFATERTAEGGVVPGGELDYLRRKYRDWAEPIPSLLAATTASDVLRNDLYDRDQVRVWSRGPVTLVGDAAHPMRPHLGQGGCQGLEDAAVLARFVAGSGDLPTAFARFARFRRARVRALVRESKLIGRVVNVRPAALSALASRATVVIPEAVVGRHLATVAARSAFTLPR; via the coding sequence ATGGCGCAGCGGATCTTGATCGTCGGTGCGGGCATCGCCGGGCTCGCGACCGCGGTGGCGCTTCAGCGACACGGCCTCACGGTCGTGGTCGTCGAGGAGAAGTCGGACACCTCCGCCGGTGCGGGTATCAGCATCTGGCCGAACGCGCTCGCGGCTCTCGACGCGATCGGCCTCGGCGACGAGGTCCGCGACTCCGGCGGGCGGGTCACCGCGGGCGCACTGCGGTGGCGCGACGGCACGTGGTTGCGCCGGCCGTCCGCCGACCGGATGGTGCGCGCACTCGGCGAACCGCTGGTGGTGACCCGCCGGGCGGACCTGACCAGGATCCTGGCCGACGCGTTGACGCCGGGGACCGTACACGTCGGCGTGGAGGCTCAGGAGATCGCTCGGACCGCCGGCGGGGTGAGGGTGCGGCTGTCGGACGGGTCGGCGCACGAGGCGGCCGCGGTGATCGGCGCCGACGGCGTCGGATCGATGGTGGCCCGCCACCTCAACGGTCCGCTGCGGCACCGCTACGCCGGGTACACCGCGTGGCGGGGCATCGCGACGTACGCCCTCGACCCACGGCTGGCCGGGCAGACGCTCGGTGCGGGCACCGAGGTGGGCCACGTCCCGCTGGGCCCCGACCACACGTATTGGTTCGCCACCGAACGCACCGCCGAGGGCGGTGTGGTGCCGGGAGGTGAGCTCGACTACCTGCGGCGGAAGTACCGCGACTGGGCCGAGCCGATCCCGTCGCTGCTGGCCGCCACGACGGCGTCCGACGTCCTGCGTAACGACCTCTACGACCGTGATCAGGTACGCGTGTGGTCCCGTGGACCGGTGACGCTGGTCGGTGACGCGGCCCATCCGATGCGACCACACCTGGGGCAGGGCGGATGTCAGGGTCTCGAGGACGCCGCCGTCCTCGCGCGGTTCGTGGCCGGGTCCGGCGATCTGCCGACCGCCTTCGCCCGCTTCGCGCGGTTCCGTCGTGCGCGCGTGCGGGCGCTCGTGCGGGAGTCGAAGCTGATCGGGCGGGTCGTCAATGTGCGGCCGGCCGCGCTGAGCGCGCTGGCGAGCAGGGCGACGGTCGTGATCCCGGAGGCGGTGGTGGGCCGGCATCTGGCGACGGTCGCCGCGCGGTCGGCGTTCACACTGCCCCGATGA
- the mobA gene encoding molybdenum cofactor guanylyltransferase: MGRDKATLTIDGPSGPVTLVEYVVSTVSQRCSPVFVIAAPGQPLPDLPAQVLRDEVRGVGPLLATGRGLRAAAEAGHRWAFVCAVDLPYLTMDFVDDLAVPAERLGVDVVLPWDGRDHYLAGVYRTSLAERIATLVAAGERSMRALVDTVDTQRIVLPELRALTNANTPADLPVRN, from the coding sequence ATGGGCCGTGACAAGGCGACGCTGACGATCGACGGTCCGTCAGGACCGGTCACGCTCGTCGAGTACGTGGTGAGCACCGTGTCTCAACGCTGCTCGCCGGTCTTCGTCATCGCGGCACCGGGCCAACCGCTGCCCGATCTGCCCGCACAGGTACTGCGCGACGAGGTGCGCGGCGTCGGCCCGTTGCTGGCCACCGGCCGTGGACTGCGCGCGGCCGCCGAAGCCGGTCACCGGTGGGCGTTCGTGTGCGCGGTGGACCTGCCCTATCTCACGATGGACTTCGTGGACGATCTCGCCGTGCCCGCCGAGCGGCTCGGTGTCGACGTGGTGCTGCCGTGGGACGGCCGCGACCACTATCTGGCCGGCGTGTACCGAACCTCGCTGGCCGAGCGGATCGCCACGCTGGTGGCCGCAGGCGAGCGCAGCATGCGCGCCCTGGTGGACACCGTCGACACCCAACGGATCGTCCTTCCGGAGCTGCGGGCGCTGACCAACGCGAACACGCCCGCAGACCTGCCGGTCCGGAACTGA
- a CDS encoding transglycosylase family protein, whose product MKNIRKAFGLATMAGAVAVAPIALGAGTANADSGVNWDAVAACESGGNWSINTGNGYYGGLQFTMGTWQSNGGSGSPHNASREEQIRVAENVLNTQGIGAWPVCGARG is encoded by the coding sequence TTGAAGAACATCCGCAAGGCGTTTGGGCTGGCCACCATGGCCGGAGCGGTCGCTGTGGCTCCGATTGCGCTGGGTGCCGGCACCGCGAATGCGGACAGCGGCGTCAACTGGGATGCCGTCGCGGCGTGCGAGTCGGGCGGTAACTGGTCCATCAACACCGGTAACGGCTACTACGGCGGCCTGCAGTTCACGATGGGCACCTGGCAGTCCAACGGCGGCTCGGGCTCACCGCACAACGCCTCCCGCGAGGAGCAGATCCGGGTGGCCGAGAACGTCCTCAACACGCAGGGCATCGGAGCGTGGCCGGTCTGCGGCGCGCGTGGCTGA
- a CDS encoding prolyl oligopeptidase family serine peptidase, translating into MATDSSPFDDLDAFLALPRVSGLAVSPDGSRVVTTISELDDTATEFVTAIWELDPAGRDPARRLTRGAKGERAPAFTPGGDLLFLASRPTKDDQSPPAALWRLPAAGGEAVEELAVPGGVAAVHCARAAGVTVVGASMLASATDLDDDKRLRALRKDNKVSAILHSGYPVRYWDRDLGPDHAHLLDAADGRDLTPAPGDGLREADLDLSEDGTFLVTSWHDPAPGAAIRGTLVRVEVATGERTTIADDPGADLEYPAISPDGTAVAFTRETISTPLQAPRITLCHMRFGEPLRELTADWDRWPTSVTWSRDGSTLVVTADDNGRGPIFLVDPGTGAVTRLTDDDYTYTDVTTAPGGIIYALRNHYGAPPHPVRIDPDGTITVLPTVDAPPLPGTLSEVNAAAADGVAVRSWLVVPHGADETNPAPLLLWVHGGPLASWNAWHWRWNPWLMVAQGYAVLLPDPALSTGYGQDFIQRGWGAWGEAPYTDLMAATDAAIADPRVDGARTAVMGGSFGGYMANWIAGHTDRFDAIVTHASLWALDQFGGTTDGAYWWAREMTPDMAERNSPHRFVEHIATPMLVIHGDKDYRVPIGEGLRLWYELLTKSRLPADDAGDGPHRFLYFPSENHWVLAPQHAKLWYQVVFAFLARHVLGHDVEMPELLG; encoded by the coding sequence ATGGCCACCGACTCCTCGCCCTTCGACGATCTCGACGCCTTCCTCGCCCTGCCGCGGGTCTCCGGGCTGGCGGTGTCGCCCGACGGGTCGCGGGTGGTGACGACGATCAGCGAGCTCGACGACACGGCCACGGAGTTCGTCACCGCCATCTGGGAACTCGACCCCGCGGGCCGCGACCCCGCCCGTCGCCTCACCCGCGGAGCGAAAGGAGAGCGGGCGCCTGCCTTCACGCCGGGCGGGGACCTGCTGTTCCTCGCCTCGCGCCCGACCAAGGACGATCAATCCCCGCCCGCCGCGCTGTGGCGGTTGCCCGCCGCCGGGGGTGAGGCGGTCGAGGAGCTGGCCGTTCCCGGCGGAGTCGCGGCGGTGCACTGCGCCCGGGCCGCCGGCGTCACCGTCGTCGGCGCCTCGATGCTCGCGTCGGCCACCGACCTCGACGACGACAAGCGGTTGCGGGCGCTGCGCAAGGACAACAAGGTGTCGGCCATCCTGCACAGCGGTTACCCGGTGCGCTACTGGGATCGCGATCTCGGCCCCGACCACGCACATCTGCTCGACGCCGCCGACGGCCGCGACCTCACCCCGGCCCCGGGCGACGGGCTGCGGGAGGCCGACCTCGACCTCAGTGAGGACGGCACGTTCCTCGTCACGTCCTGGCACGACCCGGCACCCGGCGCGGCCATCCGCGGAACGCTGGTGCGCGTGGAGGTGGCCACCGGTGAGCGCACCACCATCGCCGACGATCCGGGGGCCGACCTGGAGTATCCGGCGATCTCCCCGGACGGCACCGCGGTCGCGTTCACCCGTGAGACGATCTCCACACCACTGCAGGCACCACGAATCACGTTGTGCCACATGCGGTTCGGTGAGCCGCTGCGGGAATTGACCGCGGACTGGGACCGGTGGCCGACGTCGGTCACCTGGAGCCGCGACGGATCGACGCTGGTGGTGACCGCCGACGACAACGGCCGTGGGCCGATCTTCCTCGTCGACCCGGGCACCGGCGCGGTCACCCGGCTGACCGACGACGACTACACCTATACCGACGTCACCACCGCGCCCGGCGGCATCATCTACGCACTGCGCAACCACTACGGCGCGCCGCCGCACCCGGTACGTATCGACCCGGACGGCACCATCACCGTCCTGCCGACCGTGGACGCCCCACCGCTGCCGGGAACGCTGAGCGAGGTGAACGCGGCCGCCGCCGACGGTGTCGCGGTGCGGTCGTGGCTGGTCGTACCTCACGGCGCCGACGAGACGAACCCGGCGCCGCTGCTGCTGTGGGTGCACGGCGGTCCGCTGGCCAGTTGGAACGCCTGGCACTGGCGATGGAACCCGTGGCTGATGGTGGCGCAGGGCTACGCCGTGCTGCTACCCGACCCGGCTCTGTCCACCGGCTACGGCCAGGACTTCATTCAGCGCGGTTGGGGCGCCTGGGGGGAGGCGCCCTACACCGATCTGATGGCGGCCACCGACGCGGCGATCGCCGATCCGCGCGTCGACGGTGCACGCACCGCGGTGATGGGCGGATCGTTCGGCGGATACATGGCGAACTGGATCGCCGGGCACACCGACCGCTTCGACGCCATCGTCACCCACGCCAGCCTGTGGGCACTCGACCAGTTCGGCGGCACCACGGACGGCGCCTACTGGTGGGCCCGCGAGATGACACCGGACATGGCCGAACGCAATTCACCGCACCGCTTCGTCGAGCACATCGCGACGCCGATGCTGGTCATCCACGGCGACAAGGACTACCGGGTGCCGATCGGCGAAGGGCTGCGGCTCTGGTACGAGTTGCTCACCAAGTCGCGGTTGCCCGCCGACGACGCGGGGGACGGACCGCACCGCTTCCTCTACTTCCCGTCCGAGAACCACTGGGTGCTCGCCCCCCAGCACGCCAAGCTCTGGTACCAGGTGGTCTTCGCCTTCCTGGCCCGCCACGTGCTCGGCCACGACGTCGAGATGCCCGAACTGCTCGGGTAG
- a CDS encoding dihydrodipicolinate reductase produces MSAPIRVFQVATGNVGTEMIKRIGSHPDLELVGLHCYTPEKVGRDAGEIVGLPPIGVTATGSVEEIIAAKPDVLTFHGVFPDEDLYVRVLEAGIDIVTTADWITGWHRDRNHPHHSGRPVTQVLADAAARGGSTFYGTGMNPGVNQILGVVCSADVADIENVTTIESVDVSCHHSADTWKEVGYGRPVDDPQLPSMLEKYTRVFADSVLLMADCFDVDLDEVTFSYELGACTKDVDLGWYQLPKGSLGGSYIKYQGMVAGVPRIETHLEWQMTPHTDPSWDIKGCYITQIAGDPYIYNKHMIFPKPGVDLSDPDSFASIGMTVTGLPALNAIASVVAAPPGLLTSADLPLRGFAGRFKT; encoded by the coding sequence ATGAGCGCACCGATCCGGGTATTCCAGGTCGCCACCGGCAACGTGGGCACCGAGATGATCAAACGCATCGGCAGTCACCCCGACCTCGAACTCGTCGGATTGCACTGTTACACACCGGAAAAGGTCGGCCGCGATGCCGGTGAGATCGTCGGACTGCCACCCATCGGCGTCACGGCCACCGGCTCGGTCGAGGAGATCATCGCCGCGAAACCGGACGTGCTGACATTCCACGGCGTCTTCCCCGACGAGGACCTCTACGTGCGGGTCCTCGAGGCCGGCATCGACATCGTCACGACCGCCGACTGGATCACCGGCTGGCACCGCGACCGCAACCATCCCCACCACTCTGGGAGACCGGTCACCCAGGTCCTGGCGGACGCGGCCGCACGTGGTGGTTCTACGTTCTACGGCACCGGCATGAACCCCGGCGTCAACCAGATCCTCGGCGTGGTGTGCTCGGCCGACGTCGCCGACATCGAGAACGTCACGACGATCGAATCCGTCGACGTGTCCTGCCACCACTCCGCCGACACGTGGAAGGAGGTGGGTTACGGCCGACCGGTCGACGATCCGCAGTTGCCGTCGATGCTGGAGAAGTACACGCGGGTGTTCGCCGACAGCGTGCTGCTGATGGCCGACTGCTTCGACGTCGACCTCGACGAGGTGACGTTCTCCTACGAACTGGGCGCCTGCACCAAGGACGTCGACCTCGGCTGGTACCAGCTGCCCAAGGGATCGCTGGGCGGTAGCTACATCAAGTACCAGGGCATGGTCGCCGGTGTGCCGAGGATCGAGACCCACCTCGAATGGCAGATGACACCGCACACCGACCCCAGCTGGGACATCAAGGGCTGCTACATCACCCAGATCGCCGGCGATCCGTACATCTACAACAAGCACATGATCTTCCCGAAACCCGGTGTCGACCTGTCCGACCCCGATTCGTTCGCATCGATCGGCATGACCGTCACCGGGCTGCCCGCGCTCAACGCCATCGCCTCGGTCGTGGCCGCCCCGCCCGGCCTGCTGACGAGCGCCGATCTGCCGCTGCGCGGCTTCGCCGGCCGGTTCAAGACGTGA
- a CDS encoding VOC family protein has product MSVMMGPLLVGAAEPALVTDFWSAALGAEARRRLLRVCTEQGPKTVKNRVHLDVAVGPGLEGVERLVRLGARVLADHLPGWVTLADVEGNEFCAFPAEPVDGPPARVFAVCTDSDRPEELAAWWAARVGARIGPGPDRTPRWLYGCTGWEGIIWKFVRVDDPRTGPNRWRWSVTARADDLLAAGARLLPDGTLVDPQGNGFSAAEPTHPAG; this is encoded by the coding sequence ATGAGCGTCATGATGGGGCCGCTGCTGGTCGGCGCCGCCGAGCCGGCCCTCGTCACGGACTTCTGGTCAGCCGCCCTGGGAGCCGAGGCGCGGCGGCGGCTTCTGCGCGTGTGCACCGAGCAGGGCCCGAAGACGGTGAAGAACCGGGTGCATCTCGACGTGGCGGTGGGTCCCGGGCTCGAGGGGGTCGAACGACTGGTGCGGCTGGGCGCCCGCGTCCTCGCCGACCACCTGCCCGGCTGGGTGACGCTGGCCGATGTCGAGGGCAACGAGTTCTGCGCGTTTCCCGCCGAGCCGGTCGACGGACCGCCCGCGAGGGTGTTCGCGGTCTGCACCGACAGCGATCGGCCGGAGGAGCTGGCCGCGTGGTGGGCGGCACGAGTCGGTGCCCGCATCGGTCCGGGACCCGATCGGACTCCCCGCTGGCTGTACGGCTGCACCGGCTGGGAGGGCATCATCTGGAAGTTCGTGCGCGTCGACGACCCGCGCACCGGGCCCAACAGGTGGCGATGGTCGGTGACCGCCCGGGCCGACGACCTGCTCGCCGCCGGGGCGCGGCTGCTGCCCGACGGGACGCTGGTCGATCCGCAGGGCAACGGGTTCAGCGCTGCTGAGCCAACACACCCAGCGGGCTGA
- a CDS encoding 2-oxoacid:acceptor oxidoreductase subunit alpha, giving the protein MGLNGNGAAPRQKLEKVVIRFAGDSGDGMQLTGDRFTSEAALFGNDLATQPNYPAEIRAPQGTLPGVSSFQIQIADYDILTAGDRPDVLVAMNPAALKANVSDLPRGGLIIANSDEFTKRNLAKVGYDANPLETDELSDYVVQAVPMTTLTLGAVEEIGASKKDGQRAKNMFALGLLSWMYGRELEHSVAFIQEKFSRKPDVAAANVLALKAGWNYGETTEAFGTTYEVSPAKLKSGEYRQISGNTALAYGIVAAGVLADTQVVLGTYPITPASDILHELSKHKNFNVLTFQAEDEIAGIGAALGASYGGALGVTSTSGPGVALKAEAIGLGVMTELPLVIVDVQRGGPSTGLPTKTEQADLLQALYGRNGESPVAVLAPRSPSDCFDIAVDAARIALTYRTPVIILSDGAIANGSEPWRIPDIADYDRIDHTFAQTGDEFAPYARDPETLARQFAVPGTAGLEHRIGGLEKANGSGNISYEPKNHDLMVRLRQAKIDGITVPDLEVDDPTGDADLLLIGWGSSYGPIGEACRRARRKGIKVAHAHLRHLNPFPANLGEVLARYPKVVAPEMNMGQLALLLRGKYLVDVQSVTKVEGMAFLADEVEGIIDAAIDGTLGDKENEKATFARLAAATVGTGVGASA; this is encoded by the coding sequence ATGGGGCTGAACGGGAACGGCGCCGCACCGCGGCAGAAGCTCGAGAAGGTCGTCATCCGATTCGCCGGTGACTCCGGTGACGGTATGCAGCTCACCGGTGACCGGTTCACCTCAGAGGCGGCGCTGTTCGGCAACGACCTGGCGACCCAGCCGAACTACCCGGCGGAGATCCGTGCCCCTCAGGGGACCCTGCCCGGCGTGTCGTCGTTCCAGATCCAGATCGCCGACTACGACATCCTCACCGCGGGCGACCGGCCCGACGTGCTGGTGGCGATGAACCCGGCGGCGCTCAAGGCCAATGTCTCCGATCTGCCCCGAGGCGGCCTGATCATCGCGAACTCCGACGAATTCACCAAGCGCAACCTCGCGAAGGTGGGCTACGACGCCAACCCGTTGGAAACCGACGAACTCTCCGACTACGTCGTGCAGGCCGTGCCGATGACCACGCTGACCCTCGGCGCCGTCGAGGAGATCGGCGCATCGAAGAAGGACGGCCAGCGCGCGAAGAACATGTTCGCGCTCGGTCTGCTGTCGTGGATGTACGGCCGCGAGCTCGAGCACAGTGTGGCGTTCATCCAGGAGAAGTTCTCCCGCAAGCCCGATGTCGCCGCCGCGAACGTGCTGGCGCTCAAGGCCGGCTGGAACTACGGCGAGACCACCGAGGCGTTCGGCACCACCTACGAGGTGTCCCCGGCGAAGCTCAAGTCCGGCGAGTACCGGCAGATCTCCGGTAACACCGCGCTGGCCTACGGGATCGTGGCGGCCGGAGTGCTGGCCGATACCCAGGTCGTGCTCGGCACCTATCCGATCACCCCGGCCTCGGACATCCTCCACGAGCTGTCCAAGCACAAGAACTTCAACGTGCTGACCTTCCAGGCCGAAGACGAGATCGCCGGCATCGGCGCGGCGCTCGGCGCCTCCTACGGCGGTGCGCTCGGCGTCACCAGCACGTCGGGCCCTGGTGTGGCGCTCAAGGCCGAGGCGATCGGCCTCGGGGTGATGACCGAGCTGCCGCTGGTGATCGTCGACGTGCAGCGTGGCGGTCCCTCGACGGGTCTGCCCACCAAGACCGAACAGGCCGACCTGCTGCAGGCGCTCTACGGACGCAACGGCGAGTCGCCGGTGGCGGTCCTCGCTCCCCGGTCGCCCTCGGACTGCTTCGACATCGCGGTGGATGCCGCGCGGATCGCGCTGACCTACCGCACCCCGGTGATCATCCTGTCCGACGGTGCAATCGCCAACGGCTCGGAGCCGTGGCGCATCCCCGACATCGCCGACTACGACCGGATCGACCACACCTTCGCCCAGACCGGCGACGAGTTCGCGCCGTACGCCCGCGATCCGGAGACGCTGGCCCGCCAGTTCGCCGTCCCGGGCACCGCCGGCCTCGAACACCGGATCGGCGGTCTGGAGAAGGCCAACGGGTCGGGCAACATCAGCTACGAACCGAAGAACCACGACCTCATGGTCCGGTTGCGGCAGGCCAAGATCGACGGCATCACCGTCCCCGACCTCGAGGTCGACGATCCGACCGGCGACGCCGACCTGCTGCTGATCGGCTGGGGCAGTTCGTACGGTCCGATCGGTGAGGCGTGCCGCCGGGCCCGGCGCAAGGGCATCAAGGTCGCCCATGCGCACCTGCGGCATCTCAACCCCTTCCCGGCCAACCTCGGCGAGGTACTGGCGCGGTACCCGAAGGTCGTCGCGCCGGAAATGAACATGGGGCAGCTGGCGTTGCTGCTTCGGGGGAAGTACCTGGTGGACGTTCAGTCGGTCACCAAGGTCGAGGGGATGGCATTCCTGGCCGACGAGGTCGAAGGCATCATCGATGCGGCGATCGACGGCACGCTGGGAGACAAGGAAAACGAGAAGGCCACGTTCGCGAGGCTGGCTGCGGCCACCGTGGGGACTGGCGTGGGAGCGAGCGCATGA